The DNA segment CGCGGTCCCTACCCCGGTCAGGTACCGCACCCGGAGAAGAGCGGACTGTTTCTTTACCTCAACACCAACAAGCAGGGCGTCACACTCGATCTGCGTCAGGCAGCCGGACGGGAGATTTTTCACCGATTGCTCCAGGACGCCGACGCCTTGATCCACGATTACCATCCCACGGAAATGGCGAGTTTGGGGCTCGACTACGCTGCCTTGGAGAAAATCAACCCGCGCCTAGTCATGACTTCCATCGCGCCGTTCGGCTTGAGGGGCCCACGCACGAACGATCAGGCCACCGATCTCACCTTATGGAGCGCGGGCGGCATTACCTATCTGAACGGCGGCGGGCCGGGCACGGATGACATGCCCCCACTCAAACCGTTTGGACAACAGGCCGGCTATCAAGCCGGGGTGAACGCCAGCATTGCCACGCTCGGCGCGTTATTTGCGCGACTCTCGACCAACGAGGGACAACACATCGAAATCTCTACCCAAGAATGCCTCATGTCCATCCTCGAATTCACGTTCGAGTTGTACCCGTACATGAGCATCTTCGCCTCTCGTCTCGGGCAAAAGCCGATTCAACCGCTCGACTTCCTGGAATGCAAAGATGGGTGGATCTTTCTCTGTTGCGTCGAAGAGCATCAATGGCGCAACTTCCTTGAAGTGATGGACAACCCGGAATGGGCGGGTGAAGCCATTTTTGCCGACCGGGTCAATCGTGGAGCGAACTGGGATGCCTTGAAGCCCTTGTTACAAGACTGGGTGCAAGATCAATCCGTCAAAGAGCTGTACGACAAAGCCCAGGCCCGGCGCGTGCCGATCGCGCCCGTGTCCACCATGGGCGACCTCTTCGACAATGCCCACCTCAAAGCCCGCGGCTTCTTCGCCACCATTGCACATCCCATTGCCGGCTCGCTTCAATATCCCGGTGAGTTATACAAATTTTCCGAGACCCCGTGGACCATCCGCTGCCCCGCACCACTGCTCGGGCAGCATAATGCAGAAATCTACGGCAGAATCG comes from the Deltaproteobacteria bacterium genome and includes:
- a CDS encoding CoA transferase yields the protein MTERALEGVRIVECGQNVAAAYAAKLMADMGADVIKIEEPGRGDLARHRGPYPGQVPHPEKSGLFLYLNTNKQGVTLDLRQAAGREIFHRLLQDADALIHDYHPTEMASLGLDYAALEKINPRLVMTSIAPFGLRGPRTNDQATDLTLWSAGGITYLNGGGPGTDDMPPLKPFGQQAGYQAGVNASIATLGALFARLSTNEGQHIEISTQECLMSILEFTFELYPYMSIFASRLGQKPIQPLDFLECKDGWIFLCCVEEHQWRNFLEVMDNPEWAGEAIFADRVNRGANWDALKPLLQDWVQDQSVKELYDKAQARRVPIAPVSTMGDLFDNAHLKARGFFATIAHPIAGSLQYPGELYKFSETPWTIRCPAPLLGQHNAEIYGRIGLSSTEIDSLRQQGVL